One window of Perca flavescens isolate YP-PL-M2 chromosome 6, PFLA_1.0, whole genome shotgun sequence genomic DNA carries:
- the rbm12ba gene encoding RNA binding motif protein 12Ba, whose product MTIILRLQGLDVKAGIEDIRTFFERLHIPDGGVYILGGSLREAFIAFTTEKDAQLAMRYTGHFLKGSEVTLHISSMEEMEHKLKSLLKKRKKPSPRQPTVKKPQPSSDANVLPLNACPPNTANLQPPTAWPLDSNTANLLQPLHPNTSNLQPSNANLVDSNAAFLLGIYTVLQGLQSSLQRENNEAMPGVEVPKPDSTVVSEVRTPKQTLDSRPGYVRLFGLPASTTKEVICNFFKGLTVQEAIVNVELGRSHACLVKFANMQDACDAVLFNQQFLGPICVEVRPATEKMWTSALQDCLLKKDHRKSAEVGERVKLKQNPLVENHKNTSALQLKRRSVNHDLPSKLPKKPRLDSDSPTIEYIVMVKNLPKTMTKTEIKELFGCPNIAHKNVLHLLDKEGNRTDTAFLIFKCTEDYDYATNLTGCHVGSDAIVVSSITKMMMRDMMAKTHFRRLKPCPKTDTKNKSKQKRKSNPVETPEEAPSKNPDPAAQTCLFIRNMPADVQKSHIKLLFCKYKLMKDNITLLHDSDGNGIGEAVVQFKSQKLAAQAQRLHGRDFLGTKVLLTRINVKQMKDILTRSV is encoded by the coding sequence atgaccataatCCTGCGATTGCAAGGCCTCGATGTGAAGGCAGGTATTGAAGATATACGGACATTCTTTGAACGCCTTCACATTCCTGATGGGGGAGTGTATATTTTGGGAGGAAGTCTAAGAGAGGCTTTTATTGCATTCACCACTGAAAAAGATGCCCAGCTTGCCATGCGGTACACCGGACATTTCCTTAAAGGGTCTGAGGTGACTCTACACATAAGCAGCATGGAGGAGATGGAGCACAAACTAAAGTCATTgttaaagaagagaaagaaaccCTCCCCCAGACAGCCTACTGTGAAGAAACCTCAGCCATCTTCAGATGCAAATGTGCTACCCTTGAATGCCTGTCCTCCCAATACTGCAAATCTTCAACCGCCTACTGCATGGCCTCTTGATTCTAACACTGCAAATCTGCTACAGCCTCTCCACCCCAATACTTCAAATCTACAACCTTCCAATGCAAACTTAGTTGATTCCAATGCTGCATTTCTTCTTGGGATTTATACTGTACTGCAAGGTCTACAGTCATCCCTTCAAAGAGAAAACAATGAGGCAATGCCAGGAGTTGAAGTACCCAAACCAGACAGCACAGTTGTGTCTGAGGTGAGGACACCAAAGCAAACTCTGGACTCAAGGCCAGGCTACGTTAGGCTATTTGGTCTGCCAGCCTCCACTACAAAAGAGGTCATCTGCAATTTTTTCAAAGGGTTGACCGTACAGGAAGCCATAGTGAATGTTGAGTTGGGACGTAGCCACGCCTGCCTTGTGAAGTTTGCAAACATGCAGGATGCATGTGACGCCGTTCTCTTCAACCAACAGTTCCTGGGCCCCATCTGTGTGGAAGTACGACCAGCAACTGAGAAGATGTGGACCAGTGCGCTGCAAGATTGTCTTTTGAAAAAAGACCACAGAAAATCGGCAGAGGTTGGGGAGAGAGTGAAACTAAAGCAAAACCCTCTTGTGGAAAACCACAAAAACACTTCTGCACTGCAGCTCAAGAGGCGATCTGTCAACCATGATCTGCCATCTAAATTACCAAAAAAGCCAAGACTTGACAGTGACTCACCAACTATTGAGTACATTGTCATGGTCAAGAATCTACCCAAAACAATGACCAAGACAGAAATTAAAGAATTGTTTGGATGTCCAAACATTGCACACAAAAATGTACTACATTTACTTGACAAGGAAGGCAACAGAACAGACACtgcttttcttatttttaaatgcactgaagATTACGACTATGCAACAAATCTCACCGGCTGCCATGTGGGCTCTGATGCCATTGTGGTCTCATCAATCACTAAAATGATGATGAGAGACATGATGGCCAAAACCCATTTCAGGAGGCTTAAGCCGTGCCCGAAGACggacacaaaaaataaatcaaaacaaaagaGGAAATCAAATCCAGTTGAGACTCCAGAAGAAGCACCAAGCAAGAACCCGGACCCAGCAGCTCAGACATGCTTGTTTATCAGAAACATGCCTGCAGATGTACAGAAAAGTCATATCAAATTACTTTTCTGCAAATACAAACTGATGAAGGATAATATCACCTTACTGCACGATAGTGATGGCAACGGTATTGGTGAGGCCGTGGTTCAGTTTAAATCACAAAAGCTTGCTGCGCAGGCTCAAAGGCTCCACGGTCGGGACTTCCTGGGTACAAAAGTGCTTCTCACTCGCATAAATGTGAAGCAGATGAAGGACATCTTGACACGAAGTGTTTGA
- the si:ch211-197h24.6 gene encoding uncharacterized protein si:ch211-197h24.6 isoform X1 codes for MEAHASANQLPPKNGPQSNQRRNARRKQLQHSADIVFTKGTSIQTIPSLSKLLKGVTECVIGLQYVWEYRSPSKSVPPHYQCKLCAVSRLQHDMLAHVKGWKHSFKYLKKVHPNKVTNDEEEAIRDPAVRKKIKEVSAEVEKTEGRGQLKVILKEPCEVLAFKGLRSAAPKVLPTPGPGMGLKGPPFGLSGPKFSDQRFLGEFPPQNGPLSNYPVGDYGESGFGGYDYSTRQDFLDSGMDRRPFPDGMGNRPAGIGDGFGSGGGRDGYGRSGLLDDNPGRMYPDEYRSSQMGSSLMDKPLERPGLMGAAPESSSLPNTLLTYLDTFRIESESDAQLVLKVTQKLTDVLMEYRLRSVSTGSSLNSLSMSSTGFSSTTPRLLSSSDRYSSSPSGPSRYYK; via the exons TATTTACCAAAGGGACATCTATCCAGACCATTCCCTCTCTTAGCAAACTCTTGAAAGGGGTAACAGAGTGTGTCATTG GTCTTCAGTATGTGTGGGAGTACCGCAGCCCCAGTAAATCTGTCCCACCACACTATCAGTGCAAACTCTGTGCCGTCTCCCGCTTGCAGCATGATATGCTTGCCCACGTGAAAGGCTGGAAACACAGCTTCAAATACCTG AAAAAGGTCCACCCTAACAAGGTCACCAATGACGAGGAAGAGGCCATCAGAGACCCTGCTGTAAGGAAGAAAATTAAAGAAGTTTCAGCTGAGGTGGAGAAGACTGAGGGGAGGGGACAACTTAAG GTGATTCTGAAGGAGCCCTGCGAAGTACTAGCTTTCAAAGGACTCC GTTCTGCTGCTCCTAAAGTTTTGCCTACACCAGGACCAGGGATGGGACTAAAGGGACCACCCTTTG gTCTCTCAGGTCCCAAGTTCTCTGACCAGAGGTTTCTAGGGGAGTTTCCTCCTCAGAATGGTCCTCTCTCTAACTATCCAGTGGGAGACTACGGGGAGTCCGGCTTCGGAGGCTACGATTACTCGACCAGGCAAGATTTCCTTGACTCTGGTATGGATCGAAGACCTTTCCCAGATGGTATGGGTAATCGCCCAGCTGGGATTGGAGATGGTTTTGGATCAGGTGGTGGAAGAGATGGCTATGGAAGGAGTGGATTACTGGATGACAACCCAGGCAGAATGTATCCTGATGAGTACCGGAGCAGCCAAATGGGGAGTAGCTTAATGGACAAGCCACTGGAGAGGCCAGGCTTGATGGGAGCAGCTCCAGAAAGTAGCAGCCTTCCTAACACACTACTTACTTACCTG GATACTTTCCGGATAGAGAGCGAGAGTGACGCACAGCTTGTGCTGAAGGTGACACAGAAACTTACAGATGTGCTGATGGAGTACAGACTGAGGAGTGTATCGACA GGTTCTAGTCTGAACAGCTTGTCAATGAGCTCCACAGGCTTCTCCTCTACAACGCCCAGATTGCTAAGCAGCAGTGACCGATACTCAAGTAGTCCGTCAG gtcCCTCCAGGTATTACAAATGA
- the si:ch211-197h24.6 gene encoding uncharacterized protein si:ch211-197h24.6 isoform X2: MEAHASANQLPPKNGPQSNQRRNARRKQLQHSADIVFTKGTSIQTIPSLSKLLKGVTECVIGLQYVWEYRSPSKSVPPHYQCKLCAVSRLQHDMLAHVKGWKHSFKYLKKVHPNKVTNDEEEAIRDPAVRKKIKEVSAEVEKTEGRGQLKVILKEPCEVLAFKGLRSAAPKVLPTPGPGMGLKGPPFVGDYGESGFGGYDYSTRQDFLDSGMDRRPFPDGMGNRPAGIGDGFGSGGGRDGYGRSGLLDDNPGRMYPDEYRSSQMGSSLMDKPLERPGLMGAAPESSSLPNTLLTYLDTFRIESESDAQLVLKVTQKLTDVLMEYRLRSVSTGSSLNSLSMSSTGFSSTTPRLLSSSDRYSSSPSGPSRYYK, encoded by the exons TATTTACCAAAGGGACATCTATCCAGACCATTCCCTCTCTTAGCAAACTCTTGAAAGGGGTAACAGAGTGTGTCATTG GTCTTCAGTATGTGTGGGAGTACCGCAGCCCCAGTAAATCTGTCCCACCACACTATCAGTGCAAACTCTGTGCCGTCTCCCGCTTGCAGCATGATATGCTTGCCCACGTGAAAGGCTGGAAACACAGCTTCAAATACCTG AAAAAGGTCCACCCTAACAAGGTCACCAATGACGAGGAAGAGGCCATCAGAGACCCTGCTGTAAGGAAGAAAATTAAAGAAGTTTCAGCTGAGGTGGAGAAGACTGAGGGGAGGGGACAACTTAAG GTGATTCTGAAGGAGCCCTGCGAAGTACTAGCTTTCAAAGGACTCC GTTCTGCTGCTCCTAAAGTTTTGCCTACACCAGGACCAGGGATGGGACTAAAGGGACCACCCTTTG TGGGAGACTACGGGGAGTCCGGCTTCGGAGGCTACGATTACTCGACCAGGCAAGATTTCCTTGACTCTGGTATGGATCGAAGACCTTTCCCAGATGGTATGGGTAATCGCCCAGCTGGGATTGGAGATGGTTTTGGATCAGGTGGTGGAAGAGATGGCTATGGAAGGAGTGGATTACTGGATGACAACCCAGGCAGAATGTATCCTGATGAGTACCGGAGCAGCCAAATGGGGAGTAGCTTAATGGACAAGCCACTGGAGAGGCCAGGCTTGATGGGAGCAGCTCCAGAAAGTAGCAGCCTTCCTAACACACTACTTACTTACCTG GATACTTTCCGGATAGAGAGCGAGAGTGACGCACAGCTTGTGCTGAAGGTGACACAGAAACTTACAGATGTGCTGATGGAGTACAGACTGAGGAGTGTATCGACA GGTTCTAGTCTGAACAGCTTGTCAATGAGCTCCACAGGCTTCTCCTCTACAACGCCCAGATTGCTAAGCAGCAGTGACCGATACTCAAGTAGTCCGTCAG gtcCCTCCAGGTATTACAAATGA